ATTATGAATTCTTCTTCACCTGAGAATCCAAATGGCAAGAAGTATTCACCGGTGTTCATCTATAGTGCGATTGTTGTTGCTATAGTCGTATTACTTGGTGCATTTTTACCTGAACAATTCAACTATGTGACCAATAATATTAAAATATGGATTACAGAAAAATTAGGATGGTATTATTTAATTCTTACAACGATTATTGTCTTTTTCTGTATATTCCTTATCTTTAGCCCGATTGGTAAGCTGAAATTAGGTAAGCCAAATGACAAACCAGAATTTAATACAATTTCTTGGTTTGCAATGCTATTTAGTGCTGGTATGGGTATTGGATTAGTATTCTATGGAGCTGCTGAACCGATGGCACATTTTGCTGCGCCACCAACAGCCGATCCAAAGACGACGGAAGCTTATACTGAAGCTCTTCGCTCAACATTTTTCCATTGGGGATTCCATGCTTGGGCTGTCTATGGAGTTGTTGCATTAGCGTTAGCCTATGCACAATTTCGTAAAGGTGAGCCTGGCTTATTATCAAGAACATTGCGCCCAATTTTAGGTGATAAAGTAGAAGGACCTATTGGAATTTTAATTGATGTATTATCTGTTTTTGCCACTATCGTTGGGGTAGCTGTTTCTCTAGGTATGGGTGCACTTCAAATCAATGGTGGTTTACATTATTTATTCAATGTTCCAAATAATACATTTGTACAAGCGATTATTATTATTGTAGTTACAATTTTATTTATCGCAAGTGCATGGTCAGGTCTAAGCAAAGGCATTCAATATTTAAGTAACTTGAATATTGGTCTAGGTACTATTTTAATGATAGCTGCATTAATAGTTGGACCGACTGTACTTATACTCAATATGTTAACTAGTTCAACAGGTAGCTTATTGAATACATTTTTATTTAATAGTTTTGATACTGCAGCTTTAAATCCTCAAAAACGTGAGTGGATGTCTTCATGGACACTTTACTATTGGGGTTGGTGGTTAAGCTGGAGCCCATTCGTTGGTGTGTTTATTGCTCGTGTTTCAAAAGGGCGTTCAATTAGAGAGTTCATTTCTGGCGTTTTATTAGTACCTGCCATCGTAAGTTTTATATGGTTTAGTGTTTTTGGTGTGTTAGGCATCGAGACTGGTAAAAAACATAAAGAAATATTCGATATGACACCTGAGACACAACTATTTGGCGTATTTAATCATGTGCCATTTGGAATAGTTTTATCACTTATTGCTTTATTATTGATTGCTTCATTCTTTATTACGTCTGCAGATTCAGCTACATTCGTATTAGGAATGCAAACGACATTTGGGTCAT
This is a stretch of genomic DNA from Staphylococcus roterodami. It encodes these proteins:
- a CDS encoding BCCT family transporter; amino-acid sequence: MNSSSPENPNGKKYSPVFIYSAIVVAIVVLLGAFLPEQFNYVTNNIKIWITEKLGWYYLILTTIIVFFCIFLIFSPIGKLKLGKPNDKPEFNTISWFAMLFSAGMGIGLVFYGAAEPMAHFAAPPTADPKTTEAYTEALRSTFFHWGFHAWAVYGVVALALAYAQFRKGEPGLLSRTLRPILGDKVEGPIGILIDVLSVFATIVGVAVSLGMGALQINGGLHYLFNVPNNTFVQAIIIIVVTILFIASAWSGLSKGIQYLSNLNIGLGTILMIAALIVGPTVLILNMLTSSTGSLLNTFLFNSFDTAALNPQKREWMSSWTLYYWGWWLSWSPFVGVFIARVSKGRSIREFISGVLLVPAIVSFIWFSVFGVLGIETGKKHKEIFDMTPETQLFGVFNHVPFGIVLSLIALLLIASFFITSADSATFVLGMQTTFGSLNPSSMVKVVWGISQALIAFVLLLAGGGNGAEALNAIQSAAIISAFPFSFVVILMMISFYKDANQERKFLGLTLTPNKHRLQEYIKSQQEDYESDILEKRQSRRNLEKKDN